The proteins below come from a single Torulaspora delbrueckii CBS 1146 chromosome 5, complete genome genomic window:
- the STE23 gene encoding metalloendopeptidase (similar to Saccharomyces cerevisiae STE23 (YLR389C); ancestral locus Anc_4.246): MSIALLGRSTSRYLRSYKAQMSTASKNVLSNGYKQLESDFIKPDLDDRSYRFIQLPNDLKALIIQDPTTDKSAAALDVNIGAFSDPEELPGLAHFCEHLLFMGSRKFPDENEYSSFLSKHGGSSNAYTGAQNTNYYFQVNHEHLKGALDRFSGFFTGPLFSKDSTDKEINAVDSENKKNLQNDIWRLYQLDKSLSNPSHPYHKFSTGNLKTLNEIPKSKGVDVRNELLNFYSKYYSANLMKLCVLGREDLDTLSDWAYELFSDVPNLPRPAPEFEASILDGAYLKKFIHVKPVKDLTKLEVTFVVPDVEDHWESKPNHILSHLIGHEGSGSLLAHLKSLGWANELSAGGHTVSKSNAFFCIDIDLTDEGLKHHEDVTHTIFQYIEMLKNSLPEEWIYLELEDISKASFKFEQKKNSSGTVSSLAKALEKDYIPVKSILATSLLSKYEPDLITKYVQSLNVENCRIVLICKTFKTDSVEKWYGTEYSTVDFSADLLKRLQHPGLNSHLHLPRPNEFIATNFNVDKLENVEPLEEPLLLKDDKISKLWYKKDDRFWQPRGYIYTTFKLPHTHASIVNSMLSTLYVQLINDYLKDLQYDASCADLHLSFIKTNEGLDITITGFNDKLIILLTRFLEGLKAFKPDRKRFEIFKEKSKQHLNNQLYEIPYSQVSSLYNSLVNERSWTAEEKLEVVEQLTFEQLEAFIPTIFEEMFFETLVHGNIKYEEADQIDSLIQMLRSNSVSNSQIKNARIRSYVLPLGKTHRYEAKLADTQNVNSCIQYVIQLGVYDEALSAIGRLFAQMLHEPCFDTLRTKEQLGYVVFSSSLNNHGTANIRILIQSEHTTPYLEWRIESFLEQFGKTLKEMSDRDFENHKDALCKTLLQKYKNMKEESSRYTASIYLGDYNFLHRQNKARLVSTLTKADLIDFYDSYIAGPEVSKLVLHLKSRVVADNIDESKLDKTVYPKGKLITDVGDFKSQMFVAPARQPPKKFKVFTPKF; encoded by the coding sequence ATGAGCATAGCTTTACTTGGGAGATCAACGAGTAGATACCTAAGATCCTACAAAGCACAGATGAGTACTGCTTCGAAAAACGTCCTCTCCAACGGCTATAAACAGCTTGAATCGGACTTTATTAAGCCTGATTTGGATGACCGCTCATACCGATTTATCCAATTGCCAaacgatttgaaagcaTTGATTATTCAGGACCCAACAACTGATAAATCTGCAGCAGCATTAGATGTCAATATTGGCGCTTTCTCTGATCCGGAAGAATTGCCTGGTTTGGCACATTTCTGCGAGCATTTGTTATTTATGGGCTCTAGGAAGTTCCCTGATGAGAACGAGTATTCCAGCTTCTTGAGTAAACACGGTGGATCATCCAATGCATACACAGGTGCCCAGAATACTAATTACTATTTTCAAGTGAACCATGAGCACTTGAAGGGGGCCTTGGACAGATTTTCTGGATTTTTCACTGGCCCTTTATTCAGTAAGGACTCCACAGACAAGGAGATCAATGCAGTCGATAGTGAGAATAAGAAGAACTTACAAAATGACATATGGAGGCTCTACCAATTGGATAAATCTTTATCGAATCCAAGCCATCCATACCATAAGTTTTCGACAGGTAATCTAAAGACACTGAATGAAATTCCAAAATCTAAAGGCGTTGATGTTCGCAACGAACTGTTGAATTTTTACAGCAAGTACTACTCAGCGAACCTCATGAAATTGTGTGTTTTAGGGAGAGAAGATTTGGATACTTTATCGGATTGGGCTTATGAACTGTTCTCAGATGTGCCCAATTTACCACGTCCCGCTCCCGAATTCGAGGCCTCTATTCTTGACGGCGCttacttgaagaaattcatCCATGTTAAGCCAGTGAAGGATTTGACAAAACTCGAGGTCACTTTTGTTGTGCCTGATGTAGAGGACCACTGGGAATCGAAACCAAACCATATTTTAAGCCACCTGATAGGACATGAAGGATCAGGCTCGTTACTGGCACATCTCAAGAGCTTGGGTTGGGCAAATGAATTGTCCGCAGGGGGCCACACCGTTTCCAAGTCAAACGCATTTTTCTGCATTGACATTGATTTGACAgatgaaggtttgaaaCACCATGAAGATGTCACACATACTATTTTCCAGTACATTGAAATGCtgaaaaactctttgcCAGAAGAATGGATCTACTtagaattggaagatattTCCAAGGCTTCTTTTAAGTTCGAacaaaagaaaaattcttctggTACTGTCTCCTCCCTGGCCAAAGCACTAGAAAAGGACTACATTCCTGTTAAAAGTATTTTGGCTACTAGCCTGCTTTCAAAGTATGAACCGGACCTGATTACAAAGTATGTGCAATCTTTGAATGTTGAAAACTGTCGTATCGTATTGATCtgcaaaactttcaagacaGATTCTGTCGAAAAATGGTATGGAACCGAGTACTCTACGGTCGATTTTAGTGCAGATCTTTTAAAGAGACTTCAGCACCCAGGGCTTAACTCTCACTTGCACCTACCACGGCCAAACGAATTTATTGCCACCAATTTCAACGTAGATAAACTTGAAAATGTTGAACCTCTGGAGGAACCATTGCTACTCAAGGATGACAAGATTAGCAAATTATGGTATAAGAAGGATGACAGGTTTTGGCAACCACGAGGCTACATCTACACTACTTTCAAGCTGCCTCACACGCATGCGAGTATCGTGAACAGTATGCTGTCAACTTTATACGTGCAACTGATCAACGATTACTTAAAGGATCTACAATATGATGCTTCATGTGCTGACTTACATCTTTCATTTATCAAGACAAATGAAGGATTGGATATTACCATTACCGGTTTCAACGATAAGCTAATCATTTTGCTAACGCGTTTCTTGGAAGGTCTAAAGGCTTTCAAGCCCGACAGAAAAAGGtttgaaatattcaagGAAAAATCAAAGCAACATTTGAATAACCAATTGTATGAGATTCCTTATTCCCAGGTTTCATCGCTATACAATTCATTGGTGAACGAAAGATCATGGACCGCTGAAGAAAAACTCGAAGTGGTTGAGCAGTTAacttttgaacaattggaaGCATTTATCCCGACCATTTTCGAAGAGATGTTCTTCGAAACACTTGTCCATGGTAACATCAAGTACGAAGAAGCAGACCAAATAGATTCATTGATTCAGATGCTTCGTTCCAACAGTGTCAGTAACTCACAGATAAAGAATGCCAGGATAAGATCATATGTACTACCATTGGGTAAAACCCACAGGTATGAGGCTAAACTAGCAGACACTCAAAACGTCAATTCCTGTATTCAATACGTTATTCAACTAGGAGTTTACGACGAGGCTCTATCTGCCATAGGTAGATTATTTGCTCAAATGCTACACGAGCCCTGTTTTGACACTTTAAGAACCAAAGAACAACTAGGGTACGTTGTGTTCAGCTCGAGTCTAAACAACCACGGAACTGCCAACATCCGTATCTTAATCCAATCTGAACACACAACACCTTACTTAGAGTGGAGAATCGAATCATTCTTGGAACAGTTCGGtaaaactttgaaagagatgtCAGATCGTGACTTTGAGAATCACAAAGATGCATTGTGCAAGACTTTATTACAAAAGTACAAGAACATGAAAGAGGAGAGCAGTAGATACACTGCTTCAATTTATTTGGGAGATTACAACTTTTTGCATCGTCAAAACAAGGCTCGTCTAGTTTCGACACTTACAAAGGCTGACCTCATCGATTTCTACGATTCATACATCGCTGGACCCGAAGTTTCTAAACTTGTGCTCCATTTGAAATCGCGAGTGGTCGCTGACAACATCGATGAATCCAAATTGGACAAAACAGTGTATCCAAAGGGTAAGCTGATCACAGACGTTGGTGATTTTAAATCACAAATGTTCGTCGCTCCAGCTCGTCAGCCGCCCAAGAAGTTCAAGGTTTTCACGCCTAAATTTTAA
- the TDEL0E01260 gene encoding 40S ribosomal protein uS14 (similar to Saccharomyces cerevisiae RPS29B (YDL061C) and RPS29A (YLR388W); ancestral locus Anc_4.245), whose amino-acid sequence MAHENVWFSHPRRFGKGSRQCRVCSSHSGLIRKYGLNICRQCFREKANDIGFNKYR is encoded by the coding sequence ATGGCTCACGAAAACGTTTGGTTCTCTCATCCAAGAAGATTCGGTAAAGGTTCCCGCCAATGTCGTGTCTGTTCTTCTCACAGTGGTTTGATCAGAAAGTACGGTTTGAACATCTGCCGTCAATGTTTCAGAGAGAAGGCTAATGACATCGGTTTCAACAAATACCGTTAA